A single region of the Pseudorhodoplanes sp. genome encodes:
- a CDS encoding ABC transporter substrate-binding protein, with the protein MKAKYALLSAVASLVLASGPSGAQEIFMGILDDTTGPTAQLGVEFAAAKGDAIDWINANGGINGKKIRRDAVDYSYKAPQAITTYKRWMSGATKPVIIYGYGTADTEALSGFVNEDKIPFLSHSFSAKITDPTGKSGNVPKATPYNFFHGPSYSDGCRAVVTWARDDWKKKGGAGKPKFVFMGDNHPFPNSPKEACLQAAGELGFEVLPAIQYSLRPGDFKAQCLTLRESGAHYAFLANTGDGNVALLKSCSTVDVKTRFLTNIWGFSEIVMNAVGEAANGVVMPLHVKPWGTNAPGMKIINDIAKGKPRSTYYIAAVCTVFYAKEAMEWADKNGGITSENIRKGMTQKKDWVPAALAGMCAPATWTADDHRSVVNVEVVEGRIKDGKPGWNSLATIDVGRDAKWWGK; encoded by the coding sequence ATGAAGGCGAAATACGCGCTGTTGAGTGCCGTCGCGAGCTTGGTGCTCGCAAGCGGACCGAGCGGGGCCCAGGAAATATTCATGGGCATCCTCGACGACACGACCGGTCCTACCGCGCAGCTCGGCGTCGAGTTCGCGGCGGCCAAGGGCGACGCGATCGATTGGATCAACGCGAACGGTGGCATTAACGGCAAGAAGATCAGGCGGGACGCAGTCGACTATAGCTACAAGGCCCCGCAAGCGATCACGACCTACAAGCGCTGGATGTCCGGTGCAACCAAGCCGGTCATCATCTACGGGTACGGCACGGCCGACACTGAGGCGCTAAGCGGCTTCGTCAACGAAGACAAGATCCCGTTCCTGTCGCACTCGTTCTCTGCCAAGATCACCGATCCGACCGGCAAAAGCGGCAACGTCCCGAAGGCGACACCGTACAACTTCTTCCACGGTCCGAGCTACTCGGATGGCTGCCGCGCGGTGGTCACCTGGGCGCGCGACGACTGGAAAAAGAAGGGCGGAGCCGGCAAGCCCAAGTTCGTGTTCATGGGCGACAATCACCCGTTCCCGAACTCGCCGAAGGAAGCCTGTTTGCAGGCGGCGGGTGAACTCGGTTTTGAGGTGCTGCCGGCTATCCAGTACAGCCTGCGGCCCGGCGACTTCAAGGCGCAGTGCCTGACCTTGCGCGAATCGGGCGCGCACTACGCCTTCCTTGCGAACACCGGCGACGGCAACGTCGCGCTGCTGAAATCCTGCTCGACAGTGGATGTGAAGACCCGCTTCCTGACCAACATCTGGGGCTTCTCTGAGATCGTGATGAACGCGGTTGGCGAGGCGGCCAACGGCGTGGTGATGCCGCTGCACGTCAAACCTTGGGGCACCAACGCGCCGGGCATGAAGATCATCAACGACATCGCCAAGGGCAAGCCGCGCAGCACCTACTACATCGCGGCGGTGTGTACCGTGTTCTACGCGAAGGAGGCGATGGAGTGGGCCGACAAGAACGGCGGCATCACGTCCGAGAATATCCGCAAAGGCATGACCCAGAAGAAGGACTGGGTGCCGGCCGCGCTTGCGGGCATGTGCGCACCCGCGACCTGGACCGCCGATGACCACCGCAGCGTGGTCAACGTCGAGGTGGTCGAGGGCCGCATCAAGGACGGCAAGCCCGGCTGGAACTCGCTCGCCACCATCGACGTCGGCCGCGACGCCAAGTGGTGGGGCAAGTAA
- a CDS encoding branched-chain amino acid ABC transporter permease, with product MASFSQRPCGDFRVSYAADTTIFPTRASAYACAAGLLVLACAPLVLNNYILSLLIYIGIYGIAALGLNLLTGCTGQISLGHAAFFGLGAFASAYLNNNLGVPVLLAMPLAALLSTVVGLIVGIPAARIRGLYLAIATLASQYILEDFFARAEWFTGGAAGAFAKPPVLFGLTISGERAYFYLVLVCLIAVYIFAANLLRTRDGRAFIAIRDHYLSAEVMGINLTRYRILAFAVSTFYAGLAGALLAHYVSFVSSESINILLSVQFFAMIIIGGMGSVMGSLMGAAFMVLMPEGLETLVLMLKTTSWGNIPQIMNGVAFAKEAAVGLMIVLFLIFEPEGLVHRWRLIKSYWKLYPFAH from the coding sequence ATGGCAAGCTTCTCGCAACGCCCCTGCGGCGACTTCCGCGTCAGCTATGCGGCCGACACCACCATCTTTCCGACGCGCGCTTCGGCCTACGCCTGTGCCGCCGGCCTCCTCGTGCTGGCCTGCGCGCCGCTGGTGCTGAACAACTACATTCTCTCGCTGCTCATCTATATCGGTATTTACGGCATCGCCGCACTCGGTCTGAATCTGCTGACCGGCTGTACCGGGCAGATTTCGCTCGGCCACGCCGCCTTCTTCGGGCTCGGCGCCTTCGCCTCCGCTTATCTCAACAACAACCTCGGCGTGCCGGTGCTGTTGGCGATGCCGCTCGCCGCGTTGCTGTCGACGGTGGTCGGCCTGATTGTTGGCATTCCGGCCGCGCGCATCCGCGGGCTTTATCTCGCGATCGCAACGCTTGCCTCGCAGTACATCCTCGAGGACTTCTTCGCACGCGCCGAATGGTTCACAGGCGGAGCGGCCGGTGCCTTCGCCAAGCCGCCGGTGCTGTTCGGGCTGACCATCTCCGGCGAGCGCGCCTACTTCTATCTCGTGCTTGTGTGCCTGATCGCCGTCTATATCTTCGCGGCCAATCTGCTGCGCACGCGCGACGGCCGCGCCTTCATCGCCATTCGCGATCACTATCTCAGCGCCGAAGTGATGGGGATCAACCTCACGCGCTACCGCATTCTCGCTTTCGCAGTGTCGACTTTCTATGCCGGGCTCGCCGGCGCGCTGCTCGCGCACTATGTGAGCTTCGTTTCCTCAGAGTCGATCAACATTCTGTTGTCGGTACAGTTCTTCGCCATGATCATCATCGGTGGGATGGGCTCCGTGATGGGCTCGCTAATGGGCGCCGCCTTCATGGTGCTGATGCCGGAAGGACTCGAGACGCTGGTGCTCATGCTCAAGACCACGAGCTGGGGCAACATTCCGCAGATCATGAACGGCGTCGCTTTCGCCAAGGAGGCCGCGGTCGGCCTAATGATCGTGCTGTTTCTGATCTTCGAGCCGGAAGGGCTCGTGCATCGCTGGCGGCTGATCAAGAGCTACTGGAAGCTTTACCCCTTCGCGCACTAG
- a CDS encoding branched-chain amino acid ABC transporter permease gives MSIRLDLLALFLVNGLIVGILYGLVAMSFVLIYKASRVVNFAQGELLLVGAWVCWASVTQLGLPFPFAFLVTLVFTGVLGVLIQLVTLRPLIGEPLISMIMVTVGLSVFFQAILKWIFGVAPQSFPQVLTGKRINFLGLEVELAYLGSAGFALLLLAGFAFFFKYSKLGLGMRATAFNQQVASSLGVSVRQVFAVSWAISAIVSAMAGIVIGLVNGVSAGLAAFGIKVFPAVILGGLDSILGAVVGGIIIGLLENVAEFLDGQVLHWGNLYTIVPFYVLVIILMIKPYGLFGTRDIERL, from the coding sequence ATGAGCATCCGTCTCGATCTTTTGGCGCTGTTCCTGGTCAACGGCCTCATTGTCGGCATCCTCTACGGTCTCGTCGCAATGTCCTTCGTGCTCATTTACAAGGCCTCGCGCGTCGTCAATTTCGCGCAAGGCGAACTTTTGCTGGTCGGTGCCTGGGTGTGCTGGGCGAGCGTCACTCAGCTCGGCTTGCCATTTCCCTTCGCGTTTCTGGTCACCCTCGTCTTCACCGGCGTGCTCGGCGTACTCATCCAACTCGTGACGCTTCGCCCGCTCATCGGCGAACCGCTGATCTCGATGATCATGGTCACCGTCGGCTTGTCAGTGTTCTTTCAGGCGATCCTGAAGTGGATCTTTGGCGTGGCGCCGCAGTCGTTCCCGCAGGTGCTGACCGGCAAGCGCATCAATTTCCTCGGGCTTGAGGTCGAGCTCGCCTATCTCGGCAGCGCCGGCTTTGCGCTTCTGCTGCTCGCCGGCTTCGCCTTCTTCTTTAAGTATTCCAAGCTCGGCCTCGGCATGCGCGCCACCGCTTTCAATCAGCAGGTGGCGAGTTCGCTGGGCGTCTCGGTGCGTCAGGTGTTCGCGGTGTCTTGGGCCATCTCCGCGATCGTGTCGGCCATGGCCGGTATCGTCATCGGCCTGGTCAACGGCGTGAGCGCGGGCCTTGCCGCCTTCGGCATCAAGGTGTTTCCGGCCGTCATCCTCGGCGGTCTCGACTCGATTCTCGGCGCCGTAGTCGGCGGCATCATCATCGGGCTCCTGGAGAACGTCGCGGAATTCCTCGACGGCCAGGTGCTGCACTGGGGCAATCTTTACACCATTGTTCCCTTCTACGTGCTCGTCATCATCCTGATGATCAAGCCCTACGGCTTGTTCGGCACGCGCGACATCGAGAGGCTGTGA
- a CDS encoding AMP-binding protein has protein sequence MPRHDLPPVPFGGQLPDELATCPRLMRHHERKHADEPALREKAFGIWQETTWGQAFERTRAIALGLRGLGIGEGDVVAFVGQNRPDLLFTEIASHAVSALSLGIYKDSLRDEIGYLVGHAGVRVIVVEDEEQVDKLLDLGDAIPTLKHIVYCDPRGMLKHDDPRLMPMSDLVAQGGTIHDREPGLFDRLVDATRPDAPAILCTTSGTTSHPKIAVLKSGPFLRHGMSYLEVDPKGPNDDYVSVLPLPWIGEQVNAVAHFLLSRIRLNFVEDEDTTSNDMREIGPNCLLFAPRVWEAMAADIKARMIESTPLKRFLYAQAFRLSERALDRGRRSLIGDFLLGRALRDRLGLSYMRSAATGGAPLGPDVFRFFRAIGVPLRQVYGQTEMVGVYCAHRFDDVDFDTVGMPFRDVEIRIDQPDRNGLGEVVVRHPGMFAGYYRNEEATKADVRDGWMHTGDAGYLNTRGHLIVLDRMRDLAKLSNGNRFAPQYLENRLKFSPYVGECVVLGQDRDQVTAMICIRYSIVSKWAEGRRISFTTYSDLSARPEVRELIRKEVAAINDVLPESQRIGRFLLLYKELDADDGELTRTRKLRRGTINERYADLIEALYSDKCEVDVDTTITLQDGRRQRIRTNIAIETLIEPSAAATGRERTEAVA, from the coding sequence ATGCCGCGGCATGACCTCCCACCTGTTCCCTTCGGGGGACAATTGCCGGACGAACTGGCGACCTGTCCGCGCCTGATGCGCCACCATGAGCGCAAGCACGCCGATGAGCCGGCGCTGCGCGAGAAAGCGTTTGGCATTTGGCAGGAAACGACCTGGGGCCAGGCGTTCGAGCGCACACGCGCAATCGCGCTAGGACTGCGCGGGCTCGGCATCGGCGAGGGCGACGTGGTCGCTTTCGTCGGCCAGAATCGGCCCGACCTCTTGTTCACCGAGATCGCCAGCCACGCAGTCAGCGCGCTCAGCCTCGGCATCTACAAGGATTCACTGCGCGACGAGATCGGCTATCTGGTGGGCCACGCCGGCGTGCGTGTCATCGTCGTCGAGGACGAGGAGCAGGTCGACAAGCTCCTGGATCTCGGTGACGCCATCCCCACGCTAAAACATATCGTCTATTGTGATCCGCGCGGCATGCTCAAGCACGACGATCCGCGCCTGATGCCGATGTCGGACTTGGTCGCGCAGGGCGGCACCATTCATGACCGGGAACCAGGTTTGTTCGACCGGCTGGTCGACGCGACTCGCCCGGACGCGCCCGCCATCCTGTGCACGACGTCGGGCACGACTTCGCACCCCAAGATCGCGGTGCTCAAGAGCGGGCCTTTCCTGCGTCATGGCATGAGCTATCTCGAGGTTGATCCGAAAGGCCCAAACGACGATTACGTGTCGGTACTGCCGCTGCCGTGGATCGGCGAGCAGGTCAACGCGGTGGCGCATTTTCTTCTGTCGCGCATCCGTCTGAACTTCGTGGAGGACGAGGACACTACCTCCAATGACATGCGCGAGATCGGGCCGAACTGCCTGTTGTTTGCGCCGCGTGTCTGGGAGGCGATGGCCGCCGACATCAAGGCGCGAATGATCGAATCCACGCCGCTCAAGCGTTTCCTCTACGCCCAGGCGTTCCGGCTGTCCGAGCGCGCGCTCGATCGCGGACGGCGCTCGCTGATCGGCGACTTCCTGCTCGGGCGCGCGCTGCGCGACCGGCTCGGTCTCTCCTACATGCGCTCGGCCGCGACCGGCGGCGCGCCGCTCGGGCCCGACGTGTTCCGATTCTTCCGCGCCATCGGTGTGCCGCTGCGCCAGGTCTATGGGCAGACCGAGATGGTGGGCGTCTATTGTGCGCACCGCTTCGACGACGTTGATTTCGACACCGTGGGCATGCCGTTCCGCGACGTCGAGATCAGAATCGACCAACCGGACCGCAACGGTCTCGGCGAGGTGGTGGTGCGCCATCCCGGCATGTTCGCCGGCTACTACCGCAACGAAGAAGCTACCAAAGCCGACGTGCGCGACGGCTGGATGCATACTGGCGACGCGGGCTACCTCAACACGCGCGGCCACCTGATCGTGCTCGACCGCATGCGCGACCTCGCCAAGCTTTCCAACGGCAACCGCTTCGCCCCACAATACCTGGAGAACCGGCTCAAGTTCTCGCCCTACGTCGGCGAATGCGTGGTGCTCGGCCAGGACCGCGATCAGGTCACCGCCATGATCTGCATCCGCTACAGTATCGTGTCGAAGTGGGCAGAGGGGCGCCGCATCTCCTTCACCACCTATTCCGACTTGAGCGCGCGGCCGGAAGTGCGCGAACTGATCCGCAAGGAGGTCGCCGCCATCAACGACGTCTTGCCGGAAAGCCAGCGTATCGGCAGGTTCCTGCTGCTCTACAAGGAACTCGACGCCGACGACGGCGAACTCACCCGTACCCGCAAGCTCAGGCGCGGCACGATCAACGAGCGCTACGCCGACCTGATCGAGGCGCTCTACAGCGACAAGTGCGAAGTCGACGTCGACACCACCATCACCTTGCAGGACGGCCGCCGCCAGCGCATCCGCACCAATATCGCGATCGAGACGTTGATCGAGCCTTCCGCGGCGGCCACCGGGCGGGAGCGCACGGAGGCCGTAGCATGA
- a CDS encoding ABC transporter ATP-binding protein codes for MLEANGITLSFGGVNALRGVDLIVRRGDLLSIIGPNGAGKTSFLNCISGRYRPTAGTIAFEGQPIDRRSTAARAGLGIARTFQNLALFAHMSVLDNIMVGRHHLLKCGFLRGGLYWLGGAQREELTHRRRVEEIIELLEIEQIRHATAGTLSYGMRKRVELARALAVEPKLLLLDEPMAGMNLEEKDDMARYIIEINREWGVTVIMIEHDMGVVMDLSDRVAVLNYGEKIADDIPERVSADPQVRAAYLGEDDAAA; via the coding sequence ATGCTGGAAGCAAACGGCATCACGCTGTCCTTCGGCGGCGTGAACGCATTGCGCGGCGTCGATCTGATTGTCCGGCGCGGTGACCTCTTGTCTATCATCGGACCGAACGGCGCCGGCAAGACATCGTTCCTCAACTGCATCTCCGGTCGCTACCGGCCGACCGCCGGCACGATCGCGTTCGAAGGCCAACCAATCGACCGCCGTTCGACGGCAGCGCGCGCCGGGCTCGGGATCGCCCGCACCTTCCAGAACCTTGCGCTGTTCGCGCACATGAGCGTGCTCGACAACATCATGGTCGGCCGCCACCACCTCTTGAAGTGCGGCTTCCTGCGCGGCGGCCTCTACTGGCTGGGGGGCGCGCAACGCGAAGAGCTGACACATCGCAGGCGTGTCGAGGAGATCATCGAACTTCTGGAGATCGAGCAGATCCGCCACGCAACCGCCGGTACCTTATCCTACGGCATGCGCAAACGCGTCGAATTGGCGCGCGCGCTTGCGGTCGAGCCCAAGCTCTTGCTGCTCGATGAGCCGATGGCGGGCATGAACCTCGAAGAAAAAGACGACATGGCCCGCTACATCATCGAAATCAACCGCGAGTGGGGTGTGACCGTCATTATGATTGAGCACGATATGGGCGTGGTCATGGATTTGTCCGATCGCGTCGCCGTGCTCAATTACGGGGAAAAGATCGCCGACGACATCCCCGAGCGGGTCTCGGCCGATCCGCAGGTGCGCGCCGCTTACCTGGGCGAGGACGATGCCGCGGCATGA
- a CDS encoding acyl-CoA dehydrogenase family protein, with translation MSLILTDEQRAFQEVAQRFAREKLKPYYQVRERESVINRSLMREMGELGLIAPDLPEAYGGLGAPSETTGIIIEALAYGDFNIAYVQLLGSLIGQIINRHASPEVAAEWLPRIIAGESLLAIALTEPRGGSDAGNLALSARRTDKGYVLNGEKSSISVADQADATLVFARTGRVEDGPHGVSAFLVPMNASGVRTSRFDDLGSKVVGRGSIFFDDVEVPQSHRLAGEGAGFVQVMQGFDFSRALIGLQCIAAAQASLDESWAYACERKSFGVPLSQHQGVTFPLAEFETMAAAVRQLCYHTLRLRDAGLPHTTEAAMCKWLGPKTAVDIIHQCLLTHGHYGWSLDLPHQQRLRDVMGLEIGDGTAQIMKLIIARERTKQFARSAGRTPEATP, from the coding sequence GTGTCTCTGATTCTCACTGACGAGCAACGTGCGTTCCAGGAAGTCGCGCAACGCTTTGCGCGCGAAAAACTTAAGCCGTACTATCAGGTTCGTGAACGCGAGAGTGTGATCAACCGTTCGCTCATGCGCGAAATGGGCGAACTTGGCCTCATCGCGCCGGATCTCCCCGAGGCATATGGCGGGCTTGGCGCCCCGAGCGAAACGACCGGCATCATCATCGAAGCGCTGGCGTATGGCGATTTCAACATTGCATATGTGCAATTGCTCGGATCGTTGATTGGCCAGATCATCAACCGTCACGCTTCGCCCGAGGTGGCGGCTGAATGGCTGCCGCGCATTATTGCCGGCGAAAGCCTGCTGGCCATTGCCTTGACCGAACCGCGCGGCGGCTCGGACGCCGGCAATCTTGCGCTGTCCGCACGCCGTACCGATAAGGGATATGTGCTAAACGGCGAGAAGAGTTCGATAAGCGTCGCCGATCAGGCCGATGCCACGCTGGTCTTCGCTCGCACCGGTCGGGTCGAAGACGGGCCACACGGAGTTAGCGCCTTCCTGGTGCCGATGAATGCCTCAGGTGTGCGCACGAGCCGCTTTGACGATCTGGGCAGCAAGGTGGTCGGTCGTGGCTCGATCTTTTTCGATGATGTCGAGGTGCCGCAGAGCCACCGGTTGGCCGGTGAGGGCGCCGGCTTCGTCCAGGTCATGCAGGGATTCGATTTCAGTCGCGCGCTGATCGGCCTGCAATGCATCGCCGCGGCGCAGGCCTCGCTCGACGAATCCTGGGCCTATGCCTGTGAGCGCAAAAGCTTCGGCGTGCCGCTATCGCAGCATCAGGGCGTCACATTCCCGCTCGCGGAATTCGAGACCATGGCCGCCGCCGTGCGCCAGCTCTGCTACCACACGCTGCGACTGCGTGACGCCGGTCTGCCGCATACGACGGAAGCCGCGATGTGCAAGTGGCTGGGGCCGAAAACGGCGGTCGATATTATCCACCAATGCCTGCTCACGCACGGCCACTATGGCTGGTCGCTCGACCTGCCGCATCAGCAGCGCCTGCGCGACGTCATGGGCCTGGAGATCGGTGACGGCACGGCGCAGATCATGAAACTGATCATTGCGCGCGAACGCACAAAGCAATTCGCACGGTCGGCGGGACGAACGCCGGAGGCCACGCCGTGA
- the badI gene encoding 2-ketocyclohexanecarboxyl-CoA hydrolase: MTYEDILFENRDSVAHITINRPQVMNAFRGRTCEELIHAFNQAGWDKSVGVIVLGGAGDKAFCTGGDQSAHEGQYDGRGMIGLPVEDLQTIIRDVPKPVIARVQGYAIGGGNVLCTVCDFTIASEKAVFGQVGPKVGSVDPGFGTAYLARVVGEKKAREIWYLCRRYTAQEALAMGLVNKVVPHEELDAEISRWCADIMERSPTAIAIAKRSFNADTENIRGISAMGMQALSLYYQSEESKEGVRAFTEKRKPDFRRYAK; encoded by the coding sequence ATGACCTACGAAGACATTCTGTTCGAAAATCGCGACAGCGTCGCACATATCACGATCAACCGACCCCAGGTGATGAACGCCTTCCGCGGGCGTACATGCGAAGAGCTGATCCACGCCTTCAACCAAGCCGGTTGGGACAAGTCGGTCGGTGTCATCGTGCTCGGGGGCGCCGGCGACAAGGCCTTCTGCACCGGCGGCGACCAGTCAGCGCACGAAGGGCAATATGACGGACGCGGCATGATCGGCCTGCCGGTCGAAGATCTGCAGACTATCATCCGGGACGTTCCAAAGCCCGTGATCGCCCGCGTGCAGGGCTACGCCATTGGCGGCGGCAACGTACTATGCACGGTGTGCGACTTCACCATCGCCTCGGAGAAAGCGGTATTCGGTCAGGTCGGTCCCAAAGTCGGCTCAGTCGATCCGGGTTTCGGCACCGCATATCTCGCCCGCGTGGTGGGCGAGAAGAAGGCGCGCGAGATCTGGTATCTGTGCCGCCGTTACACTGCGCAGGAAGCGCTCGCGATGGGGTTGGTCAACAAGGTCGTTCCGCACGAGGAGCTCGATGCGGAGATCAGCCGCTGGTGCGCCGACATCATGGAGCGCAGTCCGACCGCGATCGCCATCGCCAAGCGCTCGTTCAATGCCGACACCGAGAACATCCGCGGCATCAGCGCCATGGGGATGCAGGCGCTCAGCCTCTACTACCAGAGCGAGGAATCCAAGGAGGGCGTGCGCGCCTTCACTGAAAAGCGTAAGCCGGACTTCCGCCGCTACGCGAAATAG
- a CDS encoding SDR family NAD(P)-dependent oxidoreductase, translating into MRGLGGKVVVVTGGGGGIGTAASQRFAEEGAKVAVFDIDGATAGRTAEQISSGGGKAQAFPCDITDYAGCQSAIRAAEAALGPVDVLVNNAGWDVFRPFAETTPADWQKIIAINLTGMLNMHQAVLPGMAERKRGRIVNVSSDAARVGSSGEAVYAACKAGMIGFSKTIAREHARHNINVNVVCPGIVQTQLYADYKKGARNPEKLDEAFRRAIPLGRLGEPSDLPGAICFLASDDAAFITGQVISVSGGLTMAG; encoded by the coding sequence GTGCGGGGTTTGGGCGGGAAAGTTGTCGTGGTGACGGGTGGTGGCGGGGGAATCGGCACAGCCGCCTCGCAGCGGTTCGCGGAGGAGGGCGCCAAGGTCGCGGTCTTCGATATCGACGGTGCTACGGCCGGACGGACGGCAGAGCAAATCTCTTCCGGCGGGGGTAAGGCACAGGCATTTCCCTGCGACATCACCGACTACGCCGGTTGCCAGAGTGCAATCCGCGCCGCTGAAGCCGCGCTCGGCCCAGTCGATGTGCTGGTGAATAATGCCGGCTGGGACGTGTTCCGGCCCTTCGCCGAGACCACGCCGGCGGATTGGCAAAAGATCATCGCGATCAATCTGACCGGCATGCTCAACATGCACCAGGCTGTGCTGCCGGGTATGGCCGAGCGCAAGCGCGGCCGCATCGTCAATGTTTCGTCGGATGCTGCGCGCGTCGGCTCTTCGGGCGAAGCGGTCTACGCCGCCTGCAAGGCTGGCATGATCGGCTTCTCCAAGACGATCGCCCGCGAGCATGCCCGTCACAACATCAACGTCAACGTAGTCTGCCCGGGCATCGTGCAGACGCAGCTCTACGCCGACTACAAAAAGGGTGCGCGCAATCCGGAGAAGCTCGACGAGGCCTTCCGCCGCGCTATCCCGCTCGGCCGTCTTGGTGAGCCGTCCGATCTGCCCGGCGCCATCTGCTTCCTCGCCAGTGATGACGCCGCCTTCATCACCGGTCAGGTGATCAGCGTCTCCGGCGGCCTGACCATGGCCGGCTAA
- a CDS encoding MarR family transcriptional regulator, with product MALPTQAQATSAKDDQTVRFEIANRLFFRLYQASNLMHKTGSRSVAEFETTTQQWAVLGALSRPSVRDRGMTVKELIEFLLLSRQNLTAVLNRLQGQGLIERTRIAEDGRVRRICLTPSGTDIWAHMLMNISGYYERALVDFTTEETLLLYRLLDRLKSRLQTLSSEPTAP from the coding sequence ATGGCCCTTCCGACCCAAGCACAGGCGACATCCGCGAAAGACGACCAAACGGTCCGCTTCGAGATCGCTAACCGCTTGTTTTTCCGGCTATATCAGGCGTCCAACCTGATGCATAAGACCGGCTCTCGGTCAGTGGCCGAGTTTGAGACCACCACCCAGCAATGGGCGGTGCTGGGCGCTCTTTCGCGCCCCTCCGTGCGCGACCGGGGGATGACGGTGAAGGAACTGATCGAGTTCCTGCTATTGAGCCGGCAGAACCTGACCGCCGTGCTCAACCGGCTGCAGGGCCAAGGGCTCATCGAGCGTACCCGCATTGCCGAGGACGGCCGCGTCCGCCGCATTTGCCTGACCCCCAGCGGTACCGACATCTGGGCGCACATGCTGATGAACATCAGCGGCTATTACGAAAGAGCTCTCGTCGACTTCACGACCGAAGAAACACTGCTGCTGTACCGGCTGCTCGATCGGCTGAAGTCGCGCCTGCAAACCCTCTCATCCGAGCCGACTGCCCCATGA
- a CDS encoding acyl-CoA dehydrogenase family protein: MIRDAATLQALVDQISRFVRERLVPCEADVAENDRVPPEIVVEMRELGLFGLSIPEEFGGLGLTMEEEVEIALVLGRTSPAFRSVIGSNNGIGSQGLIISGTPEQKQKYLPRMATGEIVGSFALTEPDAGSDAASLRTTARRSADGGWILNGTKRFITNAPHAGLLTVFARSNPDIKGAGGVSAFLVERGAPGLRFGKPDRKMGQKGAMTCDVIMEDCRVAADALLGGREGEGFKTAMKVLDRGRLHISAVCVGAAERLIEDALRYAMERKQFGQPIAEFQLVQAMLADSKTEALAGRSMVLETARKKDDGLNVATDAACCKLFCSEMVGRVADRAVQIHGGAGYMADYAVERFYRDVRLFRIYEGTSQIQQLVIARNMIRDAQSQLQ, encoded by the coding sequence ATGATCCGTGATGCCGCCACCCTTCAGGCCCTCGTCGACCAGATTTCACGCTTCGTGCGCGAGCGCCTGGTGCCATGCGAAGCGGATGTCGCCGAGAATGATCGCGTGCCGCCGGAGATTGTCGTGGAGATGCGGGAACTCGGCCTGTTCGGGCTTTCCATTCCTGAGGAGTTCGGCGGTCTCGGCCTCACCATGGAGGAGGAAGTCGAGATCGCGCTGGTTCTCGGCCGCACATCACCCGCCTTCCGCTCCGTCATTGGCAGCAACAACGGCATCGGCAGCCAGGGCCTGATCATAAGCGGCACGCCCGAGCAAAAGCAGAAATATCTGCCGCGCATGGCTACAGGCGAGATCGTCGGCTCGTTCGCGCTCACCGAGCCGGACGCAGGCTCGGACGCCGCCAGCCTGCGCACCACAGCACGGCGCAGCGCCGATGGCGGCTGGATCCTAAACGGCACCAAGCGTTTCATCACCAATGCGCCGCACGCCGGCCTCCTCACAGTGTTCGCGCGCAGCAATCCTGACATCAAAGGAGCCGGCGGCGTCTCAGCGTTTCTGGTCGAGCGCGGCGCACCGGGACTGCGTTTCGGCAAGCCCGACCGCAAGATGGGTCAGAAGGGCGCAATGACTTGCGACGTAATCATGGAAGACTGCCGCGTGGCGGCCGACGCGCTGCTCGGAGGTCGCGAGGGCGAAGGCTTCAAGACCGCCATGAAGGTGCTCGACCGCGGGCGCCTGCACATCTCGGCCGTTTGCGTCGGCGCCGCCGAACGGCTGATTGAGGACGCGCTACGCTACGCGATGGAGCGAAAGCAGTTTGGCCAACCAATCGCGGAGTTTCAGCTTGTGCAGGCGATGCTTGCAGACAGTAAGACGGAAGCTCTCGCCGGACGATCGATGGTGCTGGAGACGGCCCGCAAGAAGGACGACGGCCTCAACGTTGCCACCGATGCGGCCTGCTGCAAATTGTTTTGTTCGGAGATGGTCGGGCGAGTCGCCGACCGCGCCGTTCAGATTCACGGCGGCGCCGGTTATATGGCAGATTATGCGGTCGAGCGCTTCTATCGCGACGTACGCCTGTTCCGCATCTACGAGGGAACCTCACAAATCCAGCAGCTTGTTATCGCACGCAATATGATCCGAGACGCACAGTCCCAATTGCAATAA